Sequence from the Dehalococcoidia bacterium genome:
AGGGTATGGATGAAGACCGGCGCAACACCCTCCTCCTCTACGCCCTCATCGGCGGCGTCGTCGCCTTCGCCCTGATCATCATCGCCTACGGCTACTACCAGGACCGCATCGCTCCGAAGCATGAGACCGTGCTCACCGTTGGCGACAAGAAGTTCGACTTCGCCTTTCTCGAACGCCGAGTCAGGTCCGACTTGAACCTGGGCCTCGCGTCGTCGAACGCCACCCTCCAGCAAGTCGTCGTAACCGCGGTCCAGAACATCGAGTCCGAGGAGATGGCGCGCCGGGCGGCCAAGGAAGCCGGTATCCACATCACAGACGCCGACATCGATGCTTACATCCGCCGCCGCCTCGGACTGAAGGACGACACGCCCCGGGAAGTCTTCGCCGCCGCCTACAGGCGGGACGTGCTCAAGAGTGGCCTGCCGGTCAAGGAGTACAGGGACATGTTCGCCGCGCTCGTCGCCGAGCAGCGCTTCGTCGAGCAGTTCAAGGCGACCGTCCCGGCGAGCGACGAGCAGGCTGACACCCTGATGATCAAGACAGCCGACGAAGCCAAGGCCCGCGAGGCGAAGTCCAGGATCGATGCGGGTGACGGCTTCAACGTCATCGCTGCCACTTACTCCATCGATGACTCGAAGGAGGCCGGCGGTGAGCTTGGCTGGGTCACCCGTAACCAGGTCTCCCCAAAAGTCGCTGACGTCCTGTTCACGTTGCCCCTGGGCAAGGTGAGCGAGCCGATCCAGGACAGCACCGGCTGGTATCTGCTCATGGTGCGAGCCCGCGAGGTGCGCGACATCGACGATCCGCAGAAGGCGCTCATCGCACAGGCTATGTACAGGAACAGGATCGAGGAGACCCGGGAGCGCGTAGGCTCGTCCAGCAGGCTGACGGAGGAACAGATCGTCCGCATCGGCCGGAGCCTCCTGGGCGGCTGACGTGGCTCCCCGCGAAGCCGTCAGGGTTGGCCTCATAGGCGTCGGCACCGTCGGCAGCGGGGTCGCGCGCATCCTGGCCGAGAAGCGCGAGACTTACGCGCGCCAGCTGGGAGTCCC
This genomic interval carries:
- a CDS encoding peptidylprolyl isomerase → MDEDRRNTLLLYALIGGVVAFALIIIAYGYYQDRIAPKHETVLTVGDKKFDFAFLERRVRSDLNLGLASSNATLQQVVVTAVQNIESEEMARRAAKEAGIHITDADIDAYIRRRLGLKDDTPREVFAAAYRRDVLKSGLPVKEYRDMFAALVAEQRFVEQFKATVPASDEQADTLMIKTADEAKAREAKSRIDAGDGFNVIAATYSIDDSKEAGGELGWVTRNQVSPKVADVLFTLPLGKVSEPIQDSTGWYLLMVRAREVRDIDDPQKALIAQAMYRNRIEETRERVGSSSRLTEEQIVRIGRSLLGG